The DNA segment ATGGGCAGCCACCCCCACTTGAACGTGGCCACCACCTCGGGAATGTTGGTAAACGTTCCCTCCACGATGGTGCCCTTTTCGTCCGGCACCATGGCGGCCAGGTCGATGGCGATCGCCCCGCCCAGCGAATGGCCGAAGATGTAGCGCGGCGCCCGGGGCTCCCGCGCTGCGAGCCAGTCCCAGGCTGCCCGGGCATCTTCCAGGGCCGTGGCCTCGGAGGGCAGGGCAGGGCTGCTGCGCCCGAACCCGCGGTAGTCCACTGCCAGCACCGAGAAGCCCATGTCGTTCATGCGCCGGATGCGGCCGGCGGAGCCGGAGACGTTCCAGCGCGCGCCGTGCAGGTACAGCAGAACGGGAGCGTCGGCCCGGCCCGAGGGCATCCAGAGCCCGTGCAGCTTCTCCGCCTTGCCCGTGGCGCGCGAATCGAACGCGATCCACACGTCCTGCATGTCGTCCGTGGATTGCGCGCCGCCCCAGGCCCGGTCGCTGGGCTGGAAGATCCATTCACGCTGTTTTGCGTCGAGGGTGGCACAGCCCGCCGTCACTGCGAGGGCGAGCGCGATGGAGGAGAAGAGGGGCCAGCGTTTCATCGAAAGGAACAGAGTCCGGTCGGGAGGGAAAGTTCGTCGGGCCCGTGGGGGCCGAAGGGCATGCTGCAAGAAACGCACCATGCTTCCCCGGGTTGACGGACCGAACCCTGGAATTACCCTGTGCGGGTGCCGCTGATCCGGGTTTTGCGCGCGTCCGGCGGGCGGCGCGGCGGTGTCACCGGGCTGTCATGCGGCACCGACAGAGTGCGCGCGGGCGCATACCGTCCATTCACAAGGGAGAAGAGACCAATGACGACGCAACGAATCGCGCGCGGCCCGGCCGCCGCCCTGGTGTTCACCAGCCGGTGGGCCCTGGCTGCCGCCGCATGCGCGGCCCTGTCCGCCTGCGGAGGCAATGGCGGCAGCATCCATTCCACCCTCGACGGCTCCAAGGCCCTGGTGATCGGCCACCGCGGCGCCGCCGGCTACCTGCCCGACCATACGCTCGAAGGCTATCGCCGCGGCATCGAGCTGGGTGCCGACTTCATCGAGCCGGACCTCGTGGCGACGAAGGACGGCGTGCTCATCGCCCGCCACGAGCCCAACATCACCGGCACGACCGACGTGTCGCAGCGCCCCGAGTTCGCCAGCCGCAAGACCCGCAGGATGGTGGACGGCGTGCAGGAGGAGGGCTGGTTCGCCTCCGATTTCACGCTGGCCGAGATCAAGACCCTGCGCGCCATCCAGCCGCTCGCCGATCGCGACCAGTCCTTCAACGGCCGCTTCCAGATCCCCACGCTCACGGAGGTACTGGACCTCGCCCGCACCGAAGGAGCGAAGGTGGGCCGCACCGTGGGCGTCTATATCGAGACCAAGCACCCCACCTACCACGCCAACCTGAACCTGAAGCTCGAAGACCGGCTGCTCGACACGCTCGCACAATACGGCTACACCAAGGCCGCCTCGCCGGTCATGGTGCAGTCCTTCGAGGTGTCCAACCTCAAGTACCTGCGCACGAAGACCCAGGTGCGCCTCGTGCAGCTCGTGGACGGCAACGACGTCAAGCCCGACGGCAGCATCGACCTCACGGCGCCCTATGACAAGCCCTACGATTTCGCGGTGGCCGGCGACCGCCGCACCTTCGCGAGCCTGCTCACGCCCGAGGGACTGCGCGAGGTGAAGACCTATGCGGACGGCATCGGCCCCTGGAAGCCCTACCTGATCCCGACGCGGCTGCAGGACGCCAACAACGACGGCAAGCCGGACGACCTCAACGGCGACGGCGTCATCGACGAGCGCGACCGCATCGTGATGTCGCCCACCCGCGTGGTGGCCGACGCCCATGCGGCCGGCCTGTTCGTGCATCCCTACACGTTCCGCAGCGAGGCCAAGCGACTCGCCTCCGATTACAAGGGCGATCCTGCGGCCGAATACCGACAGTTCTTCCGCCTCGGCGTGGATGGCGTGTTCTCGGACTTCCCCGACCAGGCCAGGGCCGCCCGCGACAACTGACCCGGCCGGACGGGCGGCATTCAGAAGCTGTGCTTGATGCCCAGGCTGATCAGGGTCCGTCCCTGGCGGCGCCCCACGAGACCGTCGAGCTGCCAGCCCGGCGTCCATTCCCACAGGGCGCCGGTCTGGTAGGTGGGCGGACCGTTGCGCTCGCCGAATGCCTCGACGTGCGCCGTGACGGCGCCCCAGGTCGATTCCACCGCGATGCCCCACGCGGGCCGCCACTTCTCGGGCGTCCGCAGGGCGCCGAGATTCGCATGCACCGCGCCCCAGCGGGTGGCGCAGGTGCCGATCGCCGTCAGCGCCAGCGTGCTGCCGTTCTCTCCGTAGGCATGGACCAGGCCGGCGCTGCTGGCCACGTGGCAGCCGCCCTCGCGCGGAGGCGTCCATTGCCACTTCGCCTGCAGGCCGCTCAGCGTGGTGCGGCCATGCAGGTCGCGGGCCAGCAGGGCGCCCACCTCCAGCCCCGGGAGCGCGCGGGGCGCGTACGCCGGCGCCGCGAAGACGGCGCCGCGCTCCTGGTGCACGCCTTCCCACCAGACTTCGACGTGGCCCTCGCCGGGGGCATTCACACCCGCGTCGTCCACCGTGAGCGGGCGGCCCGCATGCACGTCCGGGGAGCCTGCCGCAAAGGCGGCCAGGGCCACGAGGCCGCGCGCCGTGGATCTCCGGTAGAAACGGTGGCGGAACGGAGCGCGGTGGGGTGGCATGGGGAGGTCCTTTTTCCGTGGGTCAGCGCCCTCTCAGGAACAGCGCGTCCAGCTCGCGCATCGACAGCTGGCGCCATGTGGGCCGGCCATGGTTGCACTGGTCGGAGCGTTCCGTCACTTCCATCTGCCGCAGCAGCGCATTCATTTCGTCGAGCGTGAGCCGCCGGTGCGCGCGCACCGCGCCATGGCATGCCATGGTGCCCAGGATCTCGTTGCGGGCCCGCTGCACCACGGTGGTGGCATCGTGCGCCGCCAGCTCCGCGAGCACGCTGCGCGCCAATTCCACTGCATCGCCCTGGGCGAGCGATGTGGGCACGGCGCGCACCGCGAGCGTGCGGGGCGAGAACGGCGAGACTTCGAGGCCGAGCATGTCGAGCGTGCCGGCATGGGCTTCCGCCGTGGCCACTTCCTCGGGCGTGGCGGCGAACGTCGCGGGAATCAGCAATGGCTGGCTCGCGATGCGCTCGCTGGCATCCACCTGGGACTTCAGGCGCTCGTACACGATGCGTTCGTGCGCCGCGTGCATGTCCACGATCACCATGCCCTGGGCATTCTCGGCCAGGACGTACACGCCATGGATCTGGGCCACCGCACGCCCCAGCGGCCAGACTTCCGGCTCGTCGCCAGCGGGGGCCTCGGCCTGCGCAGAAGCGCCGGACTCTGCCGCGAAGGTGCCTGCGCCGTCCGGTGCGCCTTCCTGCGGGACTGCGGGCATGCCCGTGGCCGGGAGGCCACCGGTGGCCATGGCATAGGCGGCGGGAGCCTCCTGCACGGTGGCAGTCGCCCCTGTCACCGGTGCGAACGGCAACGGCGCATGCGGCCCGGAGGGCTGCGCGAAGGCCGCCGCGGTGCCATCCGGCCGTGCGGAAGGCGTGATGTCCTTGCGCCCCCAGAGCGCTTCCAGGTCGGTGACCCGGTGCCCGGGGCGGGCATCGAAATGCATCGCGGCCTGCCGCGGCAGGGCGGACGGCGGCATGCGGGCAGCGTGGGCCGCGGGCGAATCCGCGGCGGGCGCATCTGCTTCGGCCGAGCCTTGCGCGGCCGCTGCCAGCGCCTGCGCGCGCGGGGCGGCCAGGGCGTTTTCCACCGCATGCCGCACGGCCTGGTGGACTTCCCGGCTGTCGCGGAAGCGCACCTCGATCTTGGTGGGATGCACGTTCACATCCACCCGCATCGGATCGATCGCCACATAGAGCGCATACACCGGCTGCTTCTGCCCGTGCAGCACGTCCTCGTAGGCACTGCGGGCCGCATGCGTGAGCACCTTGTCGCGCACGAACCGGCCGTTGACGTAGCAGAACTGCTGGTCGGCGCGCGAGCGCGCGGCGTCCGGCAGCCCGGCCCTCCCGGTGACGGTCACCGGCCCGGAACGGTGCCGCACGGCGATCGACTCGGCCAGGAAGTCCTCGCCCAGCACGTCGGACAGCCGGCGCGCCAGCGCATCCTCCAGCGCCGCATCGTCCACGGCGCCATCCGCCGAGGCTGCAGGGGCGGCCAGCGTCGCGCGCCATTGCTCGACCAGCTTGCCTTCGTGCCAGATCGCGAACCCGACATCCGGCCGGGCCAGCGCATGGCGGCGCACCGCCTCGATGCAGTGCGCCAGCTCCGTCGCGTCGGTCTTGAGGAACTTGCGCCGCGCGGGGGTGGAAAAGAACAGCTCCTTCACTTCCACGGTGGTGCCGCGGCTGCGCGCCGCCGGGCGCAGCTCGCCGCTGCGTGCGTCGAGCAGGAAGGCCGTGGGCTGCTCCTCGGTCCGCGACAGCAGGGCCATCTCCGAGACCGAAGCGATGGCGGCCAGCGCCTCGCCGCGAAAGCCCATGGTCGCCACCGACTCCAGATCGTGCAGGTTGGTGATCTTGCTGGTGGCGTGTCGACGCAGTGCCACCGGCAGTTCCTCGGGCGGAATGCCGCAGCCATCGTCCTCCACCGCGATCAGGCGAACGCCGCCCGCCAGCAGGCGCACGGTGACCTGCCGGGCGCCGGCATCCAGCGCGTTGTCCACGAGCTCGCGCACGGCCGACGCGGGCCGCTCCACCACCTCGCCCGCGGCGATCTGGCTGATCAGTTCGTCCGGAAGATCGCGGATCGGGCGGCGCGGGGGGGCTGGCTCTGGGGTCATCGGGCGGCATTGTAGGCAGTGCGGTTAGAGTTACGCGCCGCGCCGCCGGGTGCCCGCTTCCTCCGCGGGGCGAAAGCACCTGCCCGGGCGCACCGACCCCTTTTTCCGCTCTGCCGCTCCTGAAGGACCCGCCTTGGAAGCCATCCAGTTCCTCATCGATTTCATCCTGCACGTGGACAAGCACATCGCGGCCTTCGTGGCCGCGTACGGCCCCTGGGTCTATGCGCTGCTCTTCGCCATCGTGTTCGTGGAAACGGGCGTCGTCGTCATGCCCTTCCTGCCCGGCGATTCCCTGCTCTTCATCGTGGGCGCGCTGTGCGGCGCCGGGCTGATGAGCTTTCCCATTGCCTGCGCCGTGCTGCTGGTGGCGGCCGTGCTCGGAGACCAGTGCAACTACACCATCGGACGGTATTTCGGGCCCAAGGTGTTCCAGTGGCCGGACTCGCGGTGGTTCAACCGCCGGGCCTTCGAGCAGGCCCATGCGTTCTATGAGCGCTATGGCGGCATCACCATCGTGCTCGCGCGTTTCATGCCATTCATCCGCACCTTCGCCCCGTTCGTGGCGGGCGTGGCCGAAATGCACCGCGGCAAGTTCACCGCCTACAACGTGGGCGGCGCACTGCTGTGGGTGCTGGGCATCTGCACGGCAGGCTACTTCTTCGGCAACTTCCCCTGGGTGCAGGCCCATCTCGACAAGATCATCTGGGCGCTGATCCTGGTGCCGGGCCTGATCGCCATCTTCGGCGCCTGGCGTGCGGGCCGCCGGCAGGCCGCCTGATACCGGCAGCGCGGCCGCGCCCCGGCGTCTAGCGCAGCGTGCGCTCCAGCCACCGCAGCAGGTGGTGGTTGACAGCCTCGGGGTTGTCCAGGTTGGAGAGATGGCCCGCGGCCGGCACCAGCACGGCATCGCAGCCCAGCGAGTGCGCCAGGTCCTGCATCCCGCGGGGCGGGCAGGCGGTATCGCCGTCGCCGCACATCATCAGCGTGGTGGCCGGGTCCAGCGCCGCCAGCCGGTCCGGTGCATCGCGGCGCGCCAGCAGGAGCCGGCCCAGGGGGACGATCGAATCACGCAGCCGGTCGGTGGGCATCGACGCCAGGCAGCGGGCGAACGCCGCCGGATGCGCAGCATCCATGTCCGTGCCGGCGCGGAAGAAAAGCGGAACGATGGCCCGCGCCAGTGGCGGGGTGACACGCCCTGCGGCCTCGATGGCGTCGAGCAGGCCCGCGTAGTGGCGGTGCGTCGCTTCGGGCTCCGCGCCGAGACGGGAGCCCATCAGCACCAGGCTGCGCACCCGCCCGGGCGCCAGCAGTGCCAGTTCCGCGCCCCACAGGCCGCCGGCCGACAGGCCGACCACGGCGAACTCGTCGATCTGCAAGGCATCGAGCATGGACAGCATGTGACCGGCCAGGGCCTGCAGGTCGTGCGTGCCGCCCGGCAGCGGGCCGGATGCTCCGTGGCCCCAGAGATCGGGCGCGATCACGCGGTAGCAGCGCGACAGGGCCCGGATCTGGGGCTCCCACATCGTGGAGTTCCACAGATAGCTGTGGCCCAGCAGGACGGTGGGCCCCCTGCCGCGGTCCTGGTAGCGAAGATGGCCCCCTTCCGCCGTGGGCAGCCGCAGGACCTGTTCCTCGGCGAACGCGCTGAAGTCGTCACCGGTCGGAAAGGCCGCCGTCTCCGGGCCCGTCACGCGGAACCGCAGCGCCGGCCGCCGCGGTTGCCCACCCTCGGCGCAGGGAGGCATTCCGGTGCGCGGCGGGTGGGGAAATCGGGCCATGGACAGCGACCTTCCTCTGCAAAAAAAGGGACCGCTGAATGCTAGCCGCTGCTAGCTTTATTGTTTATTAGAGTATTTGTGAATAACCATAAATATCTTTTATTAATCAAGACGGGCAGGCGGCCGGCACTGCCCATGAATAAAGCCGCTCGCGCGGCGACTGCCATGCGAGCGGCTTGTGGGGCGGAGCAGCGCGGGCTGCTTCCGCAAAAGGTTCTGAGCGAGGTGCCTGCGTTCAGCGGCGGCGCTGGTCGCGGTCTTCGCCCAGTTCGTGGCCGATGAGCGCACCCGCTGCTGCACCACCCACGGTGGCTGC comes from the Paracidovorax avenae ATCC 19860 genome and includes:
- a CDS encoding alpha/beta hydrolase; translation: MKRWPLFSSIALALAVTAGCATLDAKQREWIFQPSDRAWGGAQSTDDMQDVWIAFDSRATGKAEKLHGLWMPSGRADAPVLLYLHGARWNVSGSAGRIRRMNDMGFSVLAVDYRGFGRSSPALPSEATALEDARAAWDWLAAREPRAPRYIFGHSLGGAIAIDLAAMVPDEKGTIVEGTFTNIPEVVATFKWGWLPISGLITQRFESIRKVAHIGSPLLVVHGSDDSLIPPSLGRRLYEAAQGPKRFVLVEGGTHHSTNSVGEAQYREALADLFRIPAGPVPAHAPAQRASAASSAA
- a CDS encoding glycerophosphodiester phosphodiesterase; the encoded protein is MTTQRIARGPAAALVFTSRWALAAAACAALSACGGNGGSIHSTLDGSKALVIGHRGAAGYLPDHTLEGYRRGIELGADFIEPDLVATKDGVLIARHEPNITGTTDVSQRPEFASRKTRRMVDGVQEEGWFASDFTLAEIKTLRAIQPLADRDQSFNGRFQIPTLTEVLDLARTEGAKVGRTVGVYIETKHPTYHANLNLKLEDRLLDTLAQYGYTKAASPVMVQSFEVSNLKYLRTKTQVRLVQLVDGNDVKPDGSIDLTAPYDKPYDFAVAGDRRTFASLLTPEGLREVKTYADGIGPWKPYLIPTRLQDANNDGKPDDLNGDGVIDERDRIVMSPTRVVADAHAAGLFVHPYTFRSEAKRLASDYKGDPAAEYRQFFRLGVDGVFSDFPDQARAARDN
- the mutL gene encoding DNA mismatch repair endonuclease MutL produces the protein MTPEPAPPRRPIRDLPDELISQIAAGEVVERPASAVRELVDNALDAGARQVTVRLLAGGVRLIAVEDDGCGIPPEELPVALRRHATSKITNLHDLESVATMGFRGEALAAIASVSEMALLSRTEEQPTAFLLDARSGELRPAARSRGTTVEVKELFFSTPARRKFLKTDATELAHCIEAVRRHALARPDVGFAIWHEGKLVEQWRATLAAPAASADGAVDDAALEDALARRLSDVLGEDFLAESIAVRHRSGPVTVTGRAGLPDAARSRADQQFCYVNGRFVRDKVLTHAARSAYEDVLHGQKQPVYALYVAIDPMRVDVNVHPTKIEVRFRDSREVHQAVRHAVENALAAPRAQALAAAAQGSAEADAPAADSPAAHAARMPPSALPRQAAMHFDARPGHRVTDLEALWGRKDITPSARPDGTAAAFAQPSGPHAPLPFAPVTGATATVQEAPAAYAMATGGLPATGMPAVPQEGAPDGAGTFAAESGASAQAEAPAGDEPEVWPLGRAVAQIHGVYVLAENAQGMVIVDMHAAHERIVYERLKSQVDASERIASQPLLIPATFAATPEEVATAEAHAGTLDMLGLEVSPFSPRTLAVRAVPTSLAQGDAVELARSVLAELAAHDATTVVQRARNEILGTMACHGAVRAHRRLTLDEMNALLRQMEVTERSDQCNHGRPTWRQLSMRELDALFLRGR
- a CDS encoding DedA family protein codes for the protein MEAIQFLIDFILHVDKHIAAFVAAYGPWVYALLFAIVFVETGVVVMPFLPGDSLLFIVGALCGAGLMSFPIACAVLLVAAVLGDQCNYTIGRYFGPKVFQWPDSRWFNRRAFEQAHAFYERYGGITIVLARFMPFIRTFAPFVAGVAEMHRGKFTAYNVGGALLWVLGICTAGYFFGNFPWVQAHLDKIIWALILVPGLIAIFGAWRAGRRQAA
- a CDS encoding alpha/beta fold hydrolase, translated to MARFPHPPRTGMPPCAEGGQPRRPALRFRVTGPETAAFPTGDDFSAFAEEQVLRLPTAEGGHLRYQDRGRGPTVLLGHSYLWNSTMWEPQIRALSRCYRVIAPDLWGHGASGPLPGGTHDLQALAGHMLSMLDALQIDEFAVVGLSAGGLWGAELALLAPGRVRSLVLMGSRLGAEPEATHRHYAGLLDAIEAAGRVTPPLARAIVPLFFRAGTDMDAAHPAAFARCLASMPTDRLRDSIVPLGRLLLARRDAPDRLAALDPATTLMMCGDGDTACPPRGMQDLAHSLGCDAVLVPAAGHLSNLDNPEAVNHHLLRWLERTLR